ctctttcaagcaattccctgttcttcttgaactgaggggcccagaactggatgcaatattccagatgcggtctcaccaaggcagagtagagggggaggagaacctctcttgccctactaaccacacaATTTCTAATCTCACTTTTAATATCAGAAAGAATTGATAACATTGCCTTTTAGgagtttcttttgcttctttgttttataAACTTAGAACACTCAGGAGAACAACCTCTTATTTGAGGAATAAATCTCAtttttccccatctcccttGGCTCTTCACCTGTTTGAACTCCCTCTGAGTTTAGTCTCATACagattttccaggaaaaatctGCCTTcaagaaagtgtttttttttcccagaactGGAGGTCTGAGTGGGAATTAGCACCACGTGCCCATGTTCATGGTGCCGAGGAAGTGGCACATCCTCTGCTTAAAATCCTGCTGAACAGCAAGCTTACCTCTGGGGCTGGCATTCAAGCCTGCTGGCGTAAGCAGCTCGCACTGTGCTCCCCTCGGCCAGGCATCCTCATGTCTAAAAAGCCTGTCGTCAGCTCAGCGTGCAGAAGACATTCAGCTAAAAATACTTATTATGCTTTCCCACCAGCAGAAAGCCCTAATGTCCTTTCTCCCTCTCTAGCAGCACGCAAGCGCAAAGCTATGGGCAGAGCTTTCTATTACCATGCTCCCAAGCAAAAGAGCCACCACCATCTGCAGGAGAGAACTGCAGTATTTACTATGGCACCAAAACCTTAGAATGCTTTTGCTGAAAACCCTTCACTTCAGTTGCTGTTGGGTTTCTTACAAAACCAGTGTTCAGTCAGACTGTTAAATCTCCATCAGTGGGCTTTCAGCAGGGATTCAAATTGCTCCTGAAATAACTCCCATGCTGGTTTCTTAGCAGCTTTCTAACTCCTCCATCTCAAGCTTTGAGAAGATTCTGTTCCCATTGGAAATTCCCTTAGGAAATAATCGTacaatacttttctttttcattacagTCACAATAGCCATGGTGTATCGTTGGGCTCATTTTAAAATGACTCAAGCCATCTGTGTTGAGAAACACTCATgaatgagaaagaaagcaaaactgaatatatgcatataatCAGTGAAAACTTCACAACAGAGGGCTATGCTGGATCTCTGGAAAGCACAAATCTGGCTTTACAAACACAGCCCAAAGTTTAGCAAACTGTAATGTGCATTTTCTCAGCCTCTGATTTAGCTTCAGTATTTTGCCTttgcatatgtatgtgtgcactgctgctgctgaacatcCCAATGCTAAAGGATGTACAATTCAGCCCAGCAGCTCACTGTAAGccaacctggagctgctgtgctcaggtATGTCCTGGCTGCTGTATTGCTGATAGCAAAAGAGAGCTCACCTTCATGCAAGAACTATTAGTTGCCTGCTACAATAAAATCATGCATGGTTGATCTGCGTAGCTTGATGATAGCCATGAAAGTCTTGGCTTGTAAGGTCAGTCAGGTGGCTCCTCCAGAGAGGTTTTCCATCATGGTCTGATCAGGGGAGTCAATACGTATGCATGTGTATGGATGCACACAACATCTGTGTTAGTGCTGTTTGCTGGCAAGGCAGTGGTCACCTCTTATTTCCACCAAGGTGCCCAGAGCCTCAAATTCAGGTTGGCTTGAGCTGAGCTTTTAATGCATTTAAGCGACTCCCAGGTTTGTATAATGACTGCATTTTTTGAGAGAAAGTAGGCAAAGGTCTCTATGCAAACCCTTTGTATCATTTAGTTACAAACCCCTTGACAATTGTGGTTAGCAGacttgaaaaacagaaagcctCTGTGCAATTAAATTTttagtaataaattaaaatgcacaATTAAAGACTCTGTAAAACCAAACCAATGGGCTCAGTTCTGGCTAAGATGAAGACTGCATCTCTATTACCTGCAGCcacaatatttcatttaaagcagCTGACTGGTCAGCCTCTGTTCAGATAGAAAAGCATTTGTCATGCTCCTCTGCAAGGCTGTCACTTAAAAAGTTGCTGgaatatttgaaaatgaaacaaaacttgGTGTTTGAACACAAAACACCTGCATTTTCAGTTGCAAATAGCTGTATTTATATAAGTTCCTCTTTCATTACAACCAAGCTGTAGTAATCCTTTAGGGCTTGCTATTTGGAATTCAGAATGTGTCTATAAATCAAAAAAAAGTccccaaaccacacaaaatgggggaaaagaaaaataattcaaataaacTTTTCCATTTCAACTTTCCTCTGTTCTGTAAATCTAGTGCTTTGAAAGCACGCTTACTTGCCAGAGAAGTTCTTCCTGCCTTCCCTTGTGCAAAGTGAGATTCAAATCCTAGGGATTTGATGTGACATGATGCCTTATAAATATGCCTAGGATGCAAAGCTTTGTGGTGAGCATCAGCATCATGTTGATTCATTTGTAAGAGGTAGAGCTTCCAGTTTCATCTGCAGTCACTGTAaaaaatagcaggaatagctgcaGTGAAAGAACAACATGAAGCAAACTTGAAATGGCTTTTGTTCATTTGgggaaaagctgtatttcttctctctctcaaaaGAATTCTTGCTGGACATGGAGAGCTGTCAAGAAAGCACAAAGAGACCAGCTTAGAAGCCTGCCTCATGCATCTTTCACTGGCATGAAGGGAGGATTTGGGACCTGCATTTTCCAGGTGCTCCATGACAAAGCTTGCTAGTAATAGTAAACAATTTCCAGTCTTCCCTGGGAGCCTTTCCCCCAACACACATTCAGCCAGGAGCCCTAATGTTCTCAGCTGCTCCACGTAGAGACCTTCTAGAAGTGGATCTGATAATGCAAATCTTAATTTCCCACAGGATTTGTTTCTCAAAGAGAGTGTGCATGTACTCACTTGGGAGCTGCTGTTTGAAGTCTTAGCTTTTGTTCTCCTGGGGAAGGAATCAGCAAGTAAAAAGCAGATGCGAAAttccttcctgcacagaaaGTTTGTATGTGCTGTAAATATGCTCATCACTAGCTAAAGAATAACTTctgatatatatgtatttagAGTTGTTTACAAGATGCAGTCGGTGTGAACATATTCAGTGGCTTTCAATCACATCAGTTAGAAGTCGTTCAGTGCCAACTCCTGCTCAGCACAGGGCTGACCTATAGCTGGTTGCTCAAGGCCATGTCTAAGGCTCTGGTTGCTTATGTATTTCATTGCCCTCAGATTTGATAAACCACTTTCTGGTGTGATCCATTTCCTCTTGATCTTCCACtgagcctggctctgctgtctCTGCATCCTCCCATGAGGTAAGCTTTTCTGAGAAGTGATTTCTCCCGAGCATTTCCTCTTCCAGGACGAACAGAcctagctctctcagcctcaTCTAGTACATCAAGTCCTCCACAAATActcaaaaaaccaaaatcatagATTAGAAACATTTCAATGAAGAGCAAAGTACTTAATACTGTAAGTTTGGAGTAGCAATGTGCAAGTTTCCTCTTGTACTAGAAAACTGACAGTCTGAAATGCAGAGGGGAAAGCCAATGGCTACTCTTTTTGCTTCCTTATGCGTATTTTCATATACTTACGAGATAACCAAAGCACCCTGCAAAGAGTGCAGACTGTACAAAGTAATACAATAATTAAACAGCTAATCACAGCAAGAGGGAAACTCCCAGAGATATAAAAACTGGAGAAACAGAACAgttcagaaacacaaatataaaGAATATCCATTACTTGAGAATTTGTAAGTAGTGGGATAGTAGTCAAACACACAGTCAATGACCAGATGAAAGCTTTGCTGTTGAATTGCTTCACAGAAGCCTGAAGGAAATACAAAGTGCTTACAACTCATTAGTCAAATGTAGATTCAAGCATTAACTTGAGAAGTTAACTATGTGATGAGATAGTCTATTGAGCACTGAGGTTAATGCTACAATTGCTTGGGTACACTAAATGTTGTAAGCGTCCCTTCACTAGAAGCAAGTTGTCTCCTAGAGAAGGCTACTTTAAAGCAGTCATTAAATCCCCCTTCAGAGCCAAATCATTCAgaatttttaaagcttcttcCCTACATTATGTTCCTGCAGGTATGGCACAGTACATACTGCATACGAGCAGGATCTGTCCTATCTAATTAATGGTTTTCAGGCATAGCACAGATCAGACTCTTCTTACTTAGCCCGCAGCCTTCTTAAACTGAGTAACAGCATGTGCTGTAACGACCTCCTTAAGatactttgttttaaagtaaGTTGTAGTATGGTAATGACTGGAATGAATGCCTTTGGTCCCAAAGTTCATGCTGAAATTTTGCTTACTCCCTATTGTAACACCAGAAGGCAGTCATCACACTGGCAGCTTGCCTTACCTCCGTAATTTCTGCACAAGGTCCAAACTATCATGGAAAGAGAGAAGTATGAAATTTTCTTATCATTTTTCCACAGCTAAACTCTGACTGGTTTAGAGGAATGagaaaaacagtggaaaaatacagtatatACACTTCTTGCCTATTTCCAAGACTGCAAGGACAAATAAGTTCTGGCAACAGCTGTTTCATAAACATCCAAGGCATTCACTTACTGTGTTGTCTCCAGctggcctgtgctgcagcaggtactcccattttctgaaatgcttattttccttttcagctctGTATGTATAGCAAGTCATTGCTGCAGTACTGTCCCTGTAGTTAATTGCTACTGTAACGTTCTGAGAGCAAACTTGTTTTTAACGATAAGCTTATTGCTGCTTGCcgatttattttatattctagTTGATAAATCCTCACAGAAACCATTCAATGTCCTTTGAATTCagtttaagcttttttttttctttcggTCCAGatagttctgttttttttgaATCCTCATTTAAtgacaacaaacaaaaaaagggaaatcagATGACTCCAGACCTGACAGACCCAAGATTTATGTTAGTACAAAGCAGAAACACTTATATTGGAACAGGACAGACAACTTAACATTGACATTACATGTATGAGAATACCATTACTGTTACTTTAGGtgcttagaaaacaaacaaaacaggtaGTAGTACCTCTATGAAATTCCCAGAACAACAAACCTAAAATCTCTTCAATCTACATAAGGTGGGTTACTATAGGCAGGAGTCTAGAAAAGTTGCAGTAACATTCACCTGCATGTTTACAAAGGAATAATTACAGTACAACCTATTTGAACCTTCCTGAAGCTAAAGGCTGTGCCAGGAGAATTCTCAAGCAAGTATATTAATCTCACTTGGTCTTAATCAAGTGAGTCCTTATCTCCTGGGACAAAAGGCTTTGAAGCTACAATGAAATTAATACTGAGCTACAGTACCAATACTGCTTTTGAATTGTTGGGCTGGAGTACAAACCTGCCTTGAGGCTTTTGTGTCTGATGTTGACATAAAGCAattttgcctgaaaaaaaaccaatgGAAGTGCTAGTCATCAATAAAACTTCTTAAAACCAGTTTCCCTCGGTTTGTTAAAATAGGTCTTCGACCGTTTTTACATTGTACTATCAAATCCCACTAGTTACACAAccaaaacatgcaaataaagCACAACAAACTACTCTTAGCCATTACATGATTAAGCgtcttttaatatttctattgaCAAACATTGTAAGCATAACCAGAGTGAACAGTATATACTTGGAGTCTGTTCAGCGACAGATGAGTCACTGAACTACTGGTTCAAGGAGAACTATTGGcattctgatttcattttcagttgaaCCATAGGATGCTGAAGTGATCACAGACTAAGATGTGTTCCAATAGTGCCAATTTCTAATCAAAACTTGGATTGTGCGTTAGAAGCCAAGGCCGAGGCAAACAATTATTCTGTATCATACAGAGAAAGCAACTAGTATTGAACAGAAAAAGTTTGGTCAACAAACTAGTTTTACTTCTTTAATAACCTTTTGCTAATAACTCAACAGGCACAACAGTACCAGTAAGCATAAAGACTTTAAAATGCACGACTGCCACAGACAGTTGACTTGAATACAGTAATAGTGTTTGGTAGCAGACTTAGAGACGACTTTTAGATTCTCCCACTCTGAaatcattttgtatttcttcaggATCTAGTCACGCACTGGAGAGGAATTCCACAGCAGTCTCCTTCTCTTCAGTTAACTCCTTAGCAGTCAGCTCCATCTTCTCACGAGAAAAATCATTGATAGGAAGACCCTCAACAAACTTCCAGGTCTTgtcctgtttaaaaacaaagaagtaaGAGGCCCCTCCATATATAAGAACAAGCTTCTTTCAGTCTGCATGAAGGAAACTTTGCAGCATAAGAAACAAAGTTTACTGCCTTAAAAACTACATCAGGCAGAAGTTAATTCTGAGTTCAGATGAAGAATGCAACCAGCACCAGCTAGTCAGGTCAGATTCTACTTATCTATCAGTATTTATTTGACAACTACTGCACAATGATTAATAATGGTCCCCTCTGTGAAAGGCTGCTAAAACTCCCACGTCCCAGCAACTGCAGTCCCATACTAAAAACACTGCTGTCAACAAGCTCACATGACAGTTTAGCTAGGTCTTGCAGAAggtatttgcatttaaatacagttttgttaCCTTGATCACAACAGGGAATGAATATAGCAAGTCTTCAGGAACACCGTAAGAATTGCCATCAGAAATGACTCCCATGGAAACAAATTCTCCCTGAAACCAGAAAAGTAAgagataaatacatttttcgCTGCTAGAAGCAAAATCTTCATATCCAATCTACTGCATCTCCTATGAAACTTTAGTCCAGAAAAAGGCAGATTCTTTCCCCTCCGAACATACATACATACTTGAGGTCAAAGACACAGGCGTGTAATCAAAGCATTAAGCAAACAAGCACTTACTCAAGAGCAACATCTTACCGCTGGAGTGCCAAACCAGATGTCCCTCACATGATCACAGATAGCTTTGGCAGCTGACATCGCACTGGACAGCTTCCTAGCTTTAATAACAGCTGCTCCACGTTGCTGAACAGTCtacaattcagaaaaaaaaacaacccaacaactAAATTGTAAAACAGCAAAATCATTACTTTAGATAAACATTGTTAGTAAATGCCATGAGGAAAGACCGCCTTATatcattatttaatttcatcaaTCAAGATACAGTTTATCACTAAATGAACATGGCACACAATCCAGAAATACAATCTAGAAGAGTTTTGCCAAGGTAAGAACATAATGGACTATTTCAGAGGCTGGCTCATTTCTCAGTACCTGCTTTACAGCTAGCAGCCCACTGATTTCTGTCATACCAACCAGATGTTTCAAGCTTTTACCACCAAGATACTTCATTTACATTGACAGCACAGATGTCTTGGAGCAACACTGGCAATTAAGGTTTTTTGCTGAATGTCAACACAAACTACTTGCTGCTCTTATTGAACTACTTGCTGCATTAATAATCACAAAATCTTATCTTAGGCAAAACATTTTATCATAAACCAACATTACAATGAACCTAGAAGGCCAAACTAATATCCTGCCCCAGCCACATGAAGTGGAGCAGGATCAAGGACAGGCTTCTGCTTACACTCTGGTTCATGAACTGTGAGTGCCAGTATACAATCATTTATTCTCCAGCAAAAAGCACAAACTGGAACAAGCTACGATATCTAAAACCAACACAGGGAAGGGCATGATAATATGACAACACACATCCTCAGTCCCAAGCTGAGGTTGCCTTGGCTAAGAGTTCCTGTACCTGGCTGTTGGCATGCTAGTGACATTACAATACCAAGCAAAGTACAGTCACTTGGGAGTCACATTCACCAACAGCTTTAGtaatgcttgttttgttttatattgcATTTAGGTAGCCTGTGCTCTTGATCAATTAAtacctttattttgttttactacCCTACATTACTATTTATTATTACCCTACAATAATACACCTTCATGTGTTTCTAGATTTTTCACATTACTTTTTAGAAATACTAGTGACAAGGCCACAGATACAGAATTGGAAagtatgtgtgcatgtgcacatgtaTGCACATGCAGGGAGAAAGCTGCTGGGATTGTTTTGGTGGGAGGGGAGCAGCAAACAGATTACCCCACTTTATCTGCAAAGCTGCCCAAAAGTCACCATAGTGAAATATCAGTGGTGCCTGTATGTTAGATGAGCTGCAATCAGAATTTTTTCTTGAATCACTTCAGCActccaaatgtatttttctagtAGCATTTACACAGGTTTTCATAATGCCTTAaatttttcagaagcaaatacATGATAGAGACAAGCTATCTGAAGATGACTAGGTGAGACAGAAAGAGCTGCTTCACTAAGTCAATCAGTCTCATAGTTTCCAATTTCATATGAGGCTAGGAGAAAAAAGTAGCAaacttaaaaccaaaccaaaacaaattctTACCAGGATAAAGTCTCCCTTCAGCCAGCTGTCATCTTTTATAGCTTCATAAACTCcaacttcctttcctttcacgTTTACCTTTGCATGGTTAACATCTGGATATTGAGTGGAGGAGTGGTTGCCCCAGATGATGACGTTCTTCACATCATTGGCAGTAACACCAAGTTTCAGAGCAATCTATTTGGAAATGAAAGATGTCCATTGTATTAACTTCAGCTTCTCAAGTCACAAGCTGCTTTGAAAGCATTCctctttttgtattttgcaGGGACAACATAAAGCCTTTTACTTTGGATAGGCCCTTTTTACCTGAGACTTAGCTCTGTTGTGATCCAAACGAGTTAAGCAGCTGAAGTTTTCCTTTGGTATTGATGGGGCTGACTTTGATGCAATCAGGCAGTTGGTATTTGCTGGATTCCCAACTACCACAACCTAAAATCAAAAAAGGGTAAGGAGACTGTGGAAAGATGAAGAAGCTGTTTCTGCAAAACAGCTCCCTCAATAGAAATACATGGCTTTGCCTTCAAAGAAGTTATCATAAAGTTTTCCAAATCTCTTTGTTGTCCTCAACAAGGTTCTTTTACACATGCATTGTTCATAGTCAGAGTCTTCTGTAACTGCACAGAAGAATATTTTCTAGCTaggtattttctttataatttgaCATTCAAACATGAAAGAGAATAAGACTTCTAGGGAGATCTGAACACTGACTCACAGCCTCGCTGCAAACCTCATGTTAACAGACAGAGGTAAAGCCAGATACGTACACACTAGTTAGCCCAGTTAGATGAATTCTCCATCaccttttaaatgctttcaagaTTGGCTGCCACTGCTTTATATAATTGCTTTATAATTAAGAAATCCAGAACAGTTACTTATCTCAGTGTTCATAGGCAGTTAGAAGTAAAATACTGCCTGAACTTAGATCGATTTCTTGCTatggaaaactgatttttattcaTCCTTCATCTACTAATGTGCCTCCAATGATTAATGTCAAGCTCCATATACTCTCAATCACAATCTGCAAACCTCCCTTTGTATTTCCCCTTTTGAAAGAGTTCAGTAAATTTTCCATTACTCTACATAGTTATATTGATAGTTTTTATTCCTACTGTATAAAGAAGCAAACAAGTCTTTAGAAGCAGTAGGAAGTTCATCAGCAGAGGAAGTAGACATTAAAAAGTCAGTTACAAAGCACAGTCGGAGTCTGGGCCTGAGATTAAGAGCAGTAGGAGAGCAGCCACATGATCCCATTAACTTTGCTGAAGGAATCTGAGAGAGAACAATTAAAAGCTTCCAATGCTCCAAAGACCAAGACAAAAACAACCTAAATAAAGCCGATTTTTTTGTGCAACTGTAATACCATATTGATACTGAAGTTAAGGGTCATTATGTTGAAGCCATAGACGGATATGAAGTAGGCAGCTGCATGCAGATAACTTTGTTCTCCCAGAGAAGAGAGGTACTGAGTAGAatgctttttaacttttttatgtAATCTGGGGAGGTCTTTTAAAATTAGTGATAACCAGTTTAGAGTATGAGTGGAATACAGTAATGCAATGTAAGACTTACCTTTTTCACCAAACAAATTAAGGACCAAATTGTCTACCTATTTAACATACTGTATCTCATCTAACCTtgactgtgttttattttccagggCTTAAGGAACAGAATGCCTGCACTGAATAGGGTCCTGCTTACACAGTATCATTCTACAACATATTTATATCTCTATATAACTcaacagagaaacaactttTTAACTGCAGTTTCTATATTCACCTTCACAGTCTTTTTGGCATACTTGTCCAAGGCTGCACCCTGAGACTTGAAAATTTTCACGTTGGCTTTGAGTAAATCCTTCCTCTCCATGCCCTCTCTCCTTGGCATGGAGCCAACCAGAATTGCTATGTCAAGGTCTTTGAATGCAACTTCCTCCTTGTCTGTTGGAATGACCTCTAAAaaaacaggggggaaaaaaatctaagtCAGACAAACACTCATGGCAAAGTGTTAATAGGAAAATTCTTTGGTTCATAAATAGTAGATGACCTGATCCAACAACACCACCACCTTCCCATTCCAAAAATACAAGTATATTCATTTGGCCCCAGTCCACAGATTAAATACTTGACAGTAAATGGTTTATATATACAAACATATACCTAAAGCTTTATATAGAAATTCTGAAAATGCAGGAGAAACCCATGTAAAAAAGATGCCTTTCATGTGTCTATCcaaattatatacatatatatacataggtTGTCCTTCACTTTTATAAAGATTTTCAGTGACACATACCAACACAAATGAAATTTTCATCTCCCTttaattcaaaacaaagaaggTTTGATTTTTAGAAGAGGTCATAGCTAcatgtttggttggttttcgttttggtttttttttttaagtactgtaATAATTACGTAGCATCTTCCACAAAATAGAAAACTAAGAAAGGATCatgtaacattttcttctgcttaacTTCCTTACCGCTACAGAAACGCAAAAATGCAACAATTGTACTAGAGAATCTTATAGGTATAAAAAAATTTCCTTTGGCTACCTCTCAGCAGGGGTAGAGCACAATCCTGCAGCTCCATCACTACACCTTCCAATACAGTCATCATGGGGGTGATATCCAGCAGCACAAGAACAAGAGGCTGTGAAGAAAGGAATGGTTAAGTCCAAGTTAGGTGTAACATGATTTGAAAATGAATTTGTCTTGTTATCTACAAGACTTCAGATCCATTTACAGAAAACTAAAGAACTCCAGCATGACCAGCAACTGCATAACAGAGAAGGGCTGAATTCATTTTCCCCGTTTAAAGAATAAACAACTTGCATATTGGTAAATCAAGAGTATCTAGAAGATAACAAGTTTCAGAGACTGCAGTTGCGACA
This window of the Melopsittacus undulatus isolate bMelUnd1 chromosome 3, bMelUnd1.mat.Z, whole genome shotgun sequence genome carries:
- the MDH1 gene encoding malate dehydrogenase, cytoplasmic — encoded protein: MGEPVRVLVTGAAGQIAYSLLYSIAKGDVFGKDQPLVLVLLDITPMMTVLEGVVMELQDCALPLLREVIPTDKEEVAFKDLDIAILVGSMPRREGMERKDLLKANVKIFKSQGAALDKYAKKTVKVVVVGNPANTNCLIASKSAPSIPKENFSCLTRLDHNRAKSQIALKLGVTANDVKNVIIWGNHSSTQYPDVNHAKVNVKGKEVGVYEAIKDDSWLKGDFILTVQQRGAAVIKARKLSSAMSAAKAICDHVRDIWFGTPAGEFVSMGVISDGNSYGVPEDLLYSFPVVIKDKTWKFVEGLPINDFSREKMELTAKELTEEKETAVEFLSSA